One stretch of Armigeres subalbatus isolate Guangzhou_Male chromosome 2, GZ_Asu_2, whole genome shotgun sequence DNA includes these proteins:
- the LOC134213912 gene encoding zinc finger protein-like 1 homolog, translated as MGLCKCPKRQVTTQFCFEHRVNVCENCMVVNHTKCTVQSYIQWLKDSDFDSSCTLCGNPLDDEDCVRLICYHVFHWKCLNAKQQSLPANTAPGGHTCPTCSDPIFPPVNLVSPVADVLRTRLGQVNWARNVLELPLLTDDKSDYAAFDTATTSAGIHNGSTFASSMAQTRTTERPVSPHSIVNMDTYVNNASAAMDFQASSRRPLLARESPIGASDRDDKKYKRRTPQEIFSRWSRRLYAPSSKPPWRRTWFLVLGGCIGFVCIIYVLTTLGRRGGDGEVSLIYNRNLPHEE; from the exons ATGGGTTTGTGCAAGTGTCCCAAACGACAAGTTACTACGCAATTTTGCTTTGAGCACCGAGTGAACGTCTGTGAAAATTGCATGGTGGTAAATCATACAAAG TGCACGGTTCAATCCTACATTCAATGGCTGAAGGATAGTGATTTTGATTCTTCTTGTACCCTGTgcggaaatcctttggatgaCGAGGACTGTGTTCGACTTATCTGTTATC ATGTCTTTCATTGGAAATGTTTAAACGCAAAACAGCAGTCGTTACCGGCAAACACTGCGCCCGGGGGTCACACCTGTCCCACTTGTAGCGATCCTATTTTTCCACCGGTTAATCTCGTCTCGCCGGTGGCGGATGTTCTCCGCACCAGACTAGGACAAGTGAACTGGGCGAGAAACGTCCTTGAGCTTCCTCTG CTCACGGACGATAAGTCGGATTATGCCGCCTTCGACACTGCAACAACTTCTGCGGGCATCCACAATGGAAGTACCTTTGCCTCCAGTATGGCTCAAACGCGAACGACCGAACGACCCGTCAGCCCTCACTCTATTGTCAACATGGACACGTATGTTAATAACGCATCCGctgcgatggattttcaag CGAGCAGTCGACGCCCATTGCTGGCTAGAGAGTCTCCGATAGGGGCATCCGATCGAGACGACAAAAAATACAAGCGAAGAACACCCCAGGAAATATTCTCCCGCTGGTCCAGAAGACTTTATGCCCCCTCCTCCAAACCGCCGTGGAGACGAACATGGTTTCTGGTACTCGGGGGCTGCATTGGTTTCGTTTGCATCATTTATGTGCTGACCACATTAGGACGTCGCGGCGGAGATGGTGAAGTGAGTCTTATTTACAATCGCAATCTCCCACATGAAGAATGA
- the LOC134213911 gene encoding sperm-associated antigen 1 produces MANKPKRLLEKYDILLEHLDYGYIEKCTDAIELEKIVKILRSSQEGYYPDLTSFAERQLRSIKPKSKLFRQETPLLTKSNTPRGHWEEITQNLVEWESDMQKVQSDLFGKTECLPRELPPIRSSNSGETNCKITPKEHKRIESCDYENWDRYDPDAELLKMDLEEERQKEFVLKQNERNLNGPIIQEIPPDELSALTEAERRILAMKCKEKGNDYFRSKEYQQALSEYNRSIASFPMSACYNNRAITNIKLMRYKEAVSDCEECLKNDPTNLKALYRKAEAFKLNDERREAYHIYCRILQLDPNSIQASGAIEELRRQLPDLPPANSFQVQIEDETSDDGYAALVKPKKIIKDKLPEMMQSLKTTTSTIVEKAKTAELQDKKIDILPRPTKKVLIEEI; encoded by the exons ATGGCTAATAAACCGAAACGATTGCTGGAAAAGTACGACATACTTCTTGAGCATCTTGATTATGGATACATTGAAAAGTGTACTGATGCCATCGAGTTGgaaaaaatcgtgaaaattCTTCGCTCGAGTCAAGAAGGATACTATCCAGATTTGACATCGTTTGCCGAACGGCAGCTCCGCTCCATAAAACCTAAATCAAAGTTGTTCCGCCAAGAAACGCCTCTGTTGACAAAAAGCAATACACCACGTGGACATTGGGAGGAAATCACCCAAAACCTGGTGGAGTGGGAAAGCGATATGCAGAAGGTACAAAGTGATTTGTTCGGAAAGACGGAATGCTTACCTAGGGAATTACCTCCGATAAGGTCCAGCAATAGCGGAGAAACCAATTGCAAAATCACTCCAAAGGAGCATAAACGAATTGAATCATGTGACTATGAGAACTGGGATCGATACGATCCTGACGCCGAACTTTTGAAGATGGACCTTGAAGAAGAACGACAAAAGGAGTTTGTTCTGAAGCAGAATGAGCGAAACTTGAACGGTCCTataatccaagaaattcctccagatgagCTAAGCGCATTGACTGAAGCCGAAAGGAGAATACTGGCAATGAAGTGCAAGGAAAAGGGTAACGATTATTTCCGCAGCAAAGAGTATCAGCAAGCTCTCTCTGAGTACAACAGGAGCATTGCAAGCTTTCCTATGTCAGCATGCTACAATAATCGGGCCATAACAA ATATCAAGCTGATGCGATACAAGGAAGCAGTATCTGATTGTGAAGAATGTTTAAAAAATGATCCCACAAATTTAAAAGCCTTATACCGAAAAGCTGAGGCATTCAAGCTGAATGACGAGCGTCGCGAG GCCTACCATATATATTGCCGCATCCTACAATTGGACCCCAACAGCATACAAGCTAGCGGCGCAATAGAAGAACTTCGTCGCCAGCTCCCAGATCTTCCCCCGGCGAATTCTTTTCAAGTACAGATTGAAGACGAGACCAGCGACGATGGATACGCGGCTTTGGTCAAACCCAAAAAGATTATAAAAGACAAACTACCGGAGATGATGCAAAGTTTGAAAACAACGACATCCACTATAGTCGAGAAGGCCAAAACTGCAGAGCTACAGGATAAGAAAATTGACATTTTACCGCGTCCAACAAAGAAAGTTCTCAttgaagaaatttaa